A DNA window from Anastrepha ludens isolate Willacy chromosome 6, idAnaLude1.1, whole genome shotgun sequence contains the following coding sequences:
- the LOC128866200 gene encoding guanine nucleotide-binding protein subunit gamma-1 — protein sequence MDVMSSSLQQQRIVVDQLRREAAIVRQPISESCAQMIKYITEHEQEDYLLTGFSSQKVNPFREKSSCTVL from the coding sequence ATGGACGTAATGTCATCCTCACTGCAACAACAACGTATTGTCGTCGATCAGTTGCGCCGCGAGGCGGCCATCGTTCGTCAACCCATCTCCGAGTCCTGTGCTCAGATGATCAAATACATCACAGAGCACGAGCAGGAGGATTACCTATTGACTGGTTTCTCCAGCCAAAAGGTTAATCCTTTCCGTGAGAAGTCCTCCTGCACCGTACTTTAA
- the LOC128866647 gene encoding stromal membrane-associated protein 1 translates to MSSTASRKETERTKLIQEKCQTLLTQMLRDEDNKYCVDCDAKGPRWASWNLGVFLCIRCAGIHRNLGVHISRVKSVNLDTWTPEQVISLQQMGNSRARAVYEAQLPDGFRRPQTDTALESFIRAKYEHKKYLAREWVPPSPPKVDWAKEIDEELERQKRKKKAAQACTSMGLSVMSAVGAGGDKKSITSSTSVSKSTPLPAPLPKPKAGQAGSCSPKTQRISTNSTSGECNQSSDLLGLSSPTKPVQNSVGNSAAQDLQNDSFTSFLSATPTTATQTSEYSRSAESNGQSSTQNSLAKDEEDFFNQGSLTGGDKDKSGKLTKDSILALYGTAPTSTVASHNPHGAQMPFGQPQPMFAATGAYSGGMAPGYMGAGGVPHPQQPQFMTPPNSTSMYNAPVMTAPTAFSTPGMHMGVAGATGGFGAQFPGTTSTGIYTQQHMAGLGNMLANSGHPTGNLNLMQTNQSLLSGLPMMGVGATSTTMVQQPPMGMSIPMGSMPMSAAFQAVPTAAAGAASSNTHGLNQQFSNLNIGNVWQ, encoded by the exons ATGAGTTCAACTGCTAGCCGCAAAGAAACGGAAAGGACCAAATTGATACAGGAAAAATGCCAAACTCTGCTGACTCAGATGCTTCGCGATGAGGACAACAAATATTGCGTTGATTGCGATGCAAaag GACCACGCTGGGCGTCTTGGAATCTTGGAGTGTTCTTGTGTATACGATGTGCAGGCATTCATCGTAATCTTGGCGTACACATATCACGCGTCAAATCGGTCAATTTAGACACCTGGACGCCAGAGCAGGTAATTTCATTGCAACAGATGGGAAATTCACGTGCGCGTGCCGTTTACGAAGCACAATTGCCAGATGGTTTCCGCCGACCGCAGACCGATACTGCATTAGAGTCGTTTATTCGAGCTAAATATGAGCATAAAAAGTATTTGGCACGAGAATGGGTACCACCATCACCGCCAAAGGTAGACTGGGCAAAGGAAATTGATGAAGAGTTAGAACGGCAGAAACGCAAGAAAAAAGCAGCACAGGCTTGTACTTCAATGGGGCTAAGTGTGATGAGCGCTGTTGGTGCGGGGGGTGACAAAAAGAGCATTACATCATCTACTTCTGTCTCGAAATCTACGCCACTGCCCGCGCCGTTGCCGAAACCGAAGGCTGGACAAGCTGGCAGTTGCAGTCCGAAAACTCAACGCATTTCGACGAATTCCACGAGTGGCGAATGCAATCAGAGCAGTGATTTGCTCGGCCTTTCTTCGCCGACTAAGCCAGTGCAGAATAGTGTGGGTAATAGCGCAGCACAAGATTTGCAAAATGATAGCTTCACTAGTTTTCTTAGTGCAACTCCAACTACTGCAACGCAAACTAGTGAATACAGTAGATCCGCGGAATCGAATGGGCAAAGTTCTACCCAAAACTCGCTTGCTAAGGACGAAGAGGATTTCTTTAATCAGGGATCGCTTACTGGTGGTGACAAAGACAAGTCAGGGAAGCTAACTAAGGATAGCATATTAGCATTGTACGGCACTGCTCCAACCAGTACTGTTGCCTCACACAATCCGCATGGCGCCCAAATGCCTTTTGGTCAACCTCAACCGATGTTTGCTGCTACTGGCGCTTACTCGGGCGGCATGGCTCCCGGCTACATGGGCGCAGGAGGGGTGCCACATCCACAGCAGCCCCAGTTCATGACGCCGCCAAATTCCACGAGTATGTATAATGCGCCCGTCATGACTGCGCCCACTGCGTTTAGCACACCAGGTATGCATATGGGTGTTGCGGGTGCTACCGGTGGCTTCGGTGCACAGTTTCCGGGCACGACCAGTACCGGCATCTATACACAACAACATATGGCCGGTCTGGGCAATATGCTTGCTAATAGTGGACACCCAACGGGTAATTTAAATCTTATGCAAACAAACCAGAGTCTGTTAAGTGGATTGCCAATGATGGGAGTAGGTGCAACGTCAACAACCATGGTGCAGCAGCCACCAATGGGCATGAGTATACCAATGGGTAGTATGCCCATGTCAGCCGCGTTTCAAGCGGTACCCACAGCCGCGGCCGGTGCTGCATCCAGTAATACACATGGCCTAAACCAGCAATTCAGCAACTTAAATATCGGTAATGTGTGGCAGTGA
- the LOC128867426 gene encoding GPI mannosyltransferase 4 produces the protein MKLTRYINQLWQRHRDTDENWYMYLFFVVLRVVLVVIPQQGYIHPDEFFQSVEVMTGDHFRLEHVRTWEFNNTMPVRSIALQFFLLRVPWSFLEFVAMYIRHYLGIELLQSYTYLVFPRLIMCGLSFINDWGMYRICRLYSLHYEIRLLALSSSWVMLVFGTRTFSNTIELALCSLLLTLVAECMIKTNTIVYKKEILEDRYDKAKSISERVKMWRLCKALPAHNYTHTLLVASICVAGVFNRPTFLFYGAPAVFYWMLRGMGTKTITFRDFNLRMLLFCMSALPAFILFIVCDSFYYKYLTVGELQMLQLSINNFVSTPWNFIKYNLDSKNTAQHGLHPKYIHVLVNIPMLYNVLGVVALISFAHLLIRFFRAEYQGLPRAQSIISLMSSAIFVPLFFLSLINHQEARFLLPLLFPIVLLHAPKLYHGLCPTYPFKNEHPLLRKIYHTVLSTQASTKPLMKTWYMCNIGLAIFFGFIHQAGVFPLTQHFEGVMQTKSPAQHIHLITSHVYSVPLTFVNVPSSQVLHMMRETGQRYRRHKDFYIYEYGGLNMPQLLDKVKLIFTQCEMKYTTMQQKYRLYLALPTALSDHMAAELKLVGANTYMRPQLVRVFYPHLSTEALPRSSAWHSPSASLHSKFSYDYVSDLLLSFVREFGLALYEIQPQHKIQTEKLHTRKVSMRSA, from the exons atgaaattgacaCGTTATATTAATCAATTGTGGCAGCGCCACCGAGATACCGATGAAAATTGGTATATGTACTTGTTTTTTGTGGTACTTCGCGTTGTGCTTGTCGTCATTCCGCAGCAGGGCTATATACATCCCGATGAGTTTTTTCAATCAGTGGAAGTGATGACTG GCGATCATTTTCGGCTGGAGCATGTACGCACCTGGGAGTTCAACAACACAATGCCGGTGCGCAGCATAGCACTGCAATTTTTTCTACTACGTGTTCCATGGAGTTTCTTAGAATTTGTTGCTATGTACATCCGCCACTATTTGGGCATAGAACTATTGCAAAGCTATACTTATTTGGTATTTCCGCGCCTCATAATGTGTGGATTGTCCTTTATCAACGATTGGGGCATGTATCGTATATGTCGTTTGTACAGCCTTCACTATGAAATTCGACTTTTAGCCCTCAGCAGCTCTTGGGTAATGTTAGTTTTTGGTACACGCacattttccaatacgattgaATTGGCTTTATGTTCCTTGCTGCTCACACTTGTCGCCGAATGTATGATCAAAACGAATACTATtgtctataaaaaagaaatactggAAGACCGTTATGATAAGGCGAAATCTATAAGCGAACGCGTCAAGATGTGGCGCTTATGCAAAGCTTTGCCAGCACATAACTACACTCATACTCTGCTTGTGGCCAGCATTTGCGTAGCAGGTGTTTTTAACAGACCAACATTTCTGTTCTATGGTGCGCCAGCGGTATTCTATTGGATGTTGCGCGGTATGGGCACGAAAACCATTACGTTCCGGGACTTCAATCTACGTATGTTACTGTTCTGTATGAGCGCCTTACCAGCGTTCATCCTTTTCATAGTTTGCGAttctttttattacaaataccTAACTGTTGGGGAGCTACAAATGTTGCAGTTGAGCATTAATAACTTTGTCAGCACACCTTGGAATTTCATTAAGTATAATTTGGATTCGAAAAATACTGCCCAGCATGGATTACATCCGAAATACATACACGTTTTGGTCAACATACCGATGCTTTACAATGTGCTTGGTGTAGTGGCGCTTATATCTTTCGCGCATCTATTAATTCGTTTCTTTCGCGCCGAATATCAAGGTTTACCGCGCGCGCAAAGTATTATCAGCTTAATGTCCAGCGCTATATTTGTGCCACTCTTCTTTTTATCGCTTATCAATCACCAGGAGGCACGCTTTCTTCTACCGCTGCTTTTTCCAATCGTTCTACTGCATGCACCTAAACTGTATCATGGGCTTTGCCCAACCTACCCTTTCAAAAACGAACATCCTTTGCTACGAAAAATCTATCATACAGTGCTATCTACACAAGCGTCGACCAAACCGTTGATGAAAACCTGGTACATGTGCAACATTGGACTAGCCATCTTCTTTGGATTCATCCACCAAGCAGGCGTATTTCCACTAACGCAACATTTCGAGGGCGTAATGCAAACGAAGTCGCCCGCTCAGCATATACATCTCATTACCTCGCACGTTTACAGCGTGCCGCTGACTTTTGTAAATGTGCCCAGCTCACAAGTGTTGCATATGATGCGCGAAACTGGACAACGCTATCGGCGTCACAAAGATTTCTACATATACGAATATGGAGGCCTCAATATGCCACAGCTTCTGGACAAAGTCAAGCTCATATTTACCCAATGCGAAATGAAGTATACCACAATGCAGCAGAAATATCGTTTATATTTGGCATTGCCCACCGCTCTGAGTGATCATATGGCTGCGGAATTGAAACTGGTTGGCGCAAATACGTATATGCGTCCGCAATTAGTGCGCGTTTTCTACCCGCATTTGTCGACAGAAGCGCTGCCACGTTCGAGCGCGTGGCATAGTCCTTCGGCGTCTTTACATTCCAAATTTAGCTATGACTATGTCAGTGACCTGCTTCTATCCTTTGTGCGCGAGTTCGGCTTGGCGCTCTACGAGATACAACCGCAACACAAAATTCAGACAGAGAAGTTGCATACTCGAAAGGTGTCGATGCGGAGTGCATAG
- the LOC128866957 gene encoding guanine nucleotide-binding protein subunit gamma-1 has protein sequence MAANLQQQRSINEQLRREADVPRIQVSQACQLMIKYVLEHGSDDCLLNGFVSQKVNPFREKNSCSIL, from the coding sequence ATGGCTGCTAATCTACAACAGCAGCGCAGCATTAACGAACAGCTGCGACGCGAAGCGGATGTACCGCGTATACAGGTGTCACAGGCCTGTCAGTTGATGATTAAGTATGTGCTGGAGCACGGGAGCGATGATTGTCTGCTGAATGGGTTTGTTAGCCAAAAGGTGAATCCATTTCGAGAGAAGAA
- the LOC128866036 gene encoding serendipity locus protein alpha, with protein MATSGVQVLKSQLSRCRQAIALGCRDTNCRTDWLNNFCGDFYEFANRLHKYITDEVEELEGNENVDTTFLCLTQVCLCTKYLERVIRAEETACKPIPSSRKHFIDRIMWCLDRLEIAVSNLREAAMYKTSEQALSGYGFIALLETAMDQVSSFSTYQDDPDFDPHSLDELKYALDSSNEIHRVVRSMVAHTLALANVAFFEDKTALSALCQKALRDSTAFQQECCVNLQQTRSNQCNRRLKAIALGDSLNQLHQYVDETILRLIFICFADLEKFSLDKLRAKMRQCGSDDVELDEFIADFDVNLDRLAQIGLFAANESPTPKLKTLVRSCMASLEALDACIIPSLQASNGADMHSEILEQHFYEEMTKLKSVIYEIIDAQPITRSFYEMLNACIAQTEKQFSKSKLEDMVQMGEFLLQYFQYPTNKKELQQTNCKRLEYFQKFTMMLRECRAILVCADQVDSRRILKRFKILRAIMRKFVDAFEKTSNQARKKSEENLNKLTVTETQAIDLNEPQLILETIEPSVCSILYRNESEMYTPRRRAVSDSMRGNYSKYSTLLNEGEGNRRLNTVSGTDWQQALKQRHRRSSVRRNESLRTVMFKRQKSAETQKACDFYLHNSASLQISEIIDQLKQVSANDSGSAGNNC; from the exons ATGGCAACGAGTGGAGTGCAGGTGCTTAAATCCCAACTATCAAGATGTCGTCAAGCAATAGCTCTAGGATGTAGGGACACGAATTGCCGCACTGATTGGTTAAAT aatttttgtggTGATTTTTACGAATTCGCCAACCGTCTGCACAAGTATATCACGGACGAAGTTGAAGAACTGGAAGGAAATGAAAATGTTGACACTACTTTTCTGTGCCTGACACAAGTCTGCTTGTGCACAAAATATTTGGAACGCGTTATACGTGCAGAAGAAACAGCTTGCAAACCAATTCCG TCTTCCCGTAAGCACTTTATAGATCGGATTATGTGGTGCCTGGATAGATTGGAAATCGCCGTAAGTAATTTGAGAGAAGCTGCCATGTATAAAACATCCGAACAAGCGTTGTCGGGCTATGGTTTTATAGCCTTATTAGAAACGGCAATGGATCAAGTGAGTTCGTTCAGTACTTACCAAGATGATCCTGATTTCGATCCGCACTCACTGGACGAACTTAAATAT GCACTTGATTCCAGCAATGAAATACATCGTGTGGTACGCTCGATGGTCGCTCATACACTTGCTTTGGCTAACGTGGCGTTTTTCGAGGATAAAACAGCGCTGAGTGCGTTGTGCCAAAAG GCACTACGTGACAGTACTGCATTTCAGCAGGAATGTTGTGTAAATTTACAACAAACACGATCCAACCAATGTAATCGTAGGCTGAAGGCTATCGCACTGGGagattcgttgaaccaattgcaCCAGTATGTCGATGAAACTATTTtgcgtttaatttttatttgcttcgcGGATTTAGAAAAGTTTTCGTTAGATAAACTACGCGCGAAGATGCGACAATGTGGTAGTGATGATGTTGAGCTAGATGAGTTTATAGCGGACTTTGATGTAAACTTGGATCGATTGGCGCAAATAGGTCTCTTTGCTGCCAATGAATCGCCTACACCCAAAT TAAAGACATTGGTGCGCAGTTGTATGGCCTCCTTAGAGGCACTCGACGCATGCATTATACCATCATTGCAAGCTAGCAATGGTGCCGATATGCATTCTGAAATCTTAGAGCAGCACTTCTACGAAGAAATGACCAAATTGAAATCTgttatttatgaaattatagATGCACAGCCAATCACCAGAAGCTTTTACGAAATGCTTAACGCTTGCATTGCTCAAACAGAGAAACAATTCAGCAAATCTAAACTAGAAGATATGGTGCAAATGGGTGAATTTctattgcaatattttcagtatcccacaaacaaaaaagaacttCAACAAACAAATTGTAAACGGCTggaatactttcaaaaattcacTATGATGTTACGTGAATGCCGCGCAATTTTGGTATGCGCCGATCAAGTGGACAGTAGACGCATATTGAAACGTTTCAAGATTTTGCGCGCTATCATGCGCAAGTTCGTAGATGCGTTCGAGAAGACATCAAATCAAGCAAGAAAGAAATCGGAGGAAAACCTTAATAAACTGACTGTGACCGAAACGCAAGCAATCGATTTAAATGAGCCGCAGCTTATACTCGAGACCATAGAGCCAAGTGTTTGTAGCATATTGTATCGCAATGAATCCGAAATGTACACCCCGCGTAGACGTGCTGTAAGCGACTCAATGCGTGGCAATTACTCAAAGTACTCAACACTACTAAATGAAGGTGAGGGAAATCGAAGGTTGAATACAGTGTCTGGCACTGATTGGCAACAGGCGCTGAAACAGAGACACAGACGCAGTAGTGTGCGTCGAA ATGAGAGTTTGCGCACAGTGATGTTTAAGCGTCAAAAATCTGCGGAAACACAGAAAGCGTGCGATTTCTATTTGCATAATTCGGCTAGTTTACAAATCTCTG AAATTATTGACCAGTTGAAGCAAGTATCTGCGAATGACTCAGGTTCAGCAGGGAATAATTGCTAA
- the LOC128866956 gene encoding T-complex protein 1 subunit theta: MALSVPKAPGVAQMMKEGARMYSGLEEAVYRNITACKEFAQTMRSAYGPNGMNKMVINHIDKQFVTSDAGTIMQELDVEHPAAKLMVMGSQMQDAEVGDGTNFVVIFAGALLEAAEELLRLGITTSEIADGYEKALEKALEILPKLVCHEIKDYRDVSKVSECLKATIMSKQYGQEEFLTELVARACVAILPDQGTFNVDNIRVCKILGSGLNKSEVVHGMVFKRFVEGDVTFAENAKVAVFSCPIDIIQTETKGTVLIKSADELMNFSAGEENLLESQIKALADAGIKVVVCGGKVGDMALHFLNKYNLMAVRLNSKFEIRRLSRTVNATVLPRITTPTNEELGYCDKVCVEELGGTTVVVFRNESKDARISTIVIRGATDNFMDDIERAVDDGVNNFKCLTRDGRYVPGAGATEIELASELAVYADTLPGLEQYAVRKFATALEVFPKALAENSGVNGTDVVNALYLAHKKSSGKNIGFNIETEKADTIDVAKSQIYDLFQAKYWGLKYAVGAATTILKVDQIIMAKRAGGPKPRQNAGSDDES; the protein is encoded by the exons ATGGCTTTATCCGTACCAAAAGCTCCAGGAGTTGCGCAAATGATGAAGGAGGGCGCCCGG atGTACAGTGGTCTGGAGGAAGCTGTCTACCGAAACATCACTGCCTGTAAAGAATTTGCGCAGACAATGCGTTCCGCTTACGGCCCTAATGGCATGAATAAGATGGTCATTAATCACATTGACAAACAATTTGTAACAAGTGATGCTGGAACTATCATGCAGGAATTGGATGTGGAGCATCCTGCTGCTAAACTTATGGTTATGGGCAGCCAAATGCAGGACGCCGAGGTGGGTGACGGTACCAATTTCGTAGTTATCTTTGCGGGCGCACTACTCGAAGCTGCCGAGGAGTTGCTACGCCTAGGCATCACAACATCTGAAATTGCCGATGGTTATGAGAAAGCTTTGGAAAAAGCCTTAGAAATTCTTCCCAAACTGGTTTGTCATGAAATTAAAGACTATCGCGATGTGAGCAAAGTCTCAGAATGCCTTAAAGCAACAATTATGTCAAAACAATATGGACAGGAAGAATTTCTAACCGAATTAGTAGCGCGCGCCTGTGTAGCTATACTTCCCGACCAAGGTACCTTTAATGTGGATAACATTCGTGTTTGCAAAATTCTGGGCAGTGGTCTAAACAAATCGGAAGTCGTGCATGGCATGGTGTTCAAACGATTTGTTGAAGGTGATGTCACATTTGCAGAGAACGCCAAGGTAGCTGTGTTCTCATGCCCTATTGATATCATACAGACAGAAACCAAAGGCACAGTATTGATCAAGTCTGCTGATGAGTTAATGAACTTTTCTGCTGGCGAAGAGAATTTACTTGAGTCTCAAATTAAAGCCCTTGCCGATGCTGGTATTAAGGTAGTCGTATGTGGAGGTAAAGTAGGTGACATGGCCTTGCATTTTCTCAATAAATACAATTTGATGGCTGTGCGTTTGAACTCCAAATTCGAAATCCGTCGTCTGAGTCGCACAGTCAACGCCACTGTGTTACCTCGCATCACAACACCTACCAACGAAGAGTTGGGCTACTGCGATAAGGTGTGTGTTGAAGAGTTAGGTGGCACAACTGTTGTCGTTTTTAG gAACGAGAGCAAGGACGCGCGTATTTCTACCATTGTCATACGTGGTGCCACGGACAACTTCATGGATGACATTGAGCGTGCTGTAGATGATGGTGTGAATAACTTCAAATGCTTGACACGTGACGGTCGTTATGTGCCAGGTGCTGGTGCCACCGAAATCGAGTTGGCTTCCGAACTTGCTGTCTACGCCGATACCTTACCCGGTTTGGAACAGTATGCTGTACGTAAATTCGCCACTGCTTTGGAAGTATTCCCTAAGGCTTTAGCAGAAAACTCTGGCGTTAATGGTACTGATGTTGTGAATGCCCTGTATCTAGCACACAAAAAATCGAGTGGAAAAAATATTGGTTTCAACATTGAGACTGAGAAAGCTGATACCATCGATGTAGCAAAATCGCAAATCTACGATCTATTCCAAGCAAAATATTGGGGATTGAAATACGCTGTAGGTGCAGCCACAACAATTCTGAAAGTCGATCAAATTATTATGGCAAAGCGTGCTGGTGGACCAAAGCCAAGGCAAAATGCAGGCAGCGATGACGAAAGTTAG